The window CACCGGTGCAATCGCCAACCGGGCCGGACGTTTCGAAGCCGCCGATGGTGGGTCGATCTTCCTCGACGAGATCAATTCGACGACCATGACCCTGCAGGTCAAACTGCTGCGCGTGCTCCAGGAAAAGGAATTTGAGCGGGTTGGTGACACTGCCACTCATCGCACAGACGCCCGCGTGATCGCAGCAAGTAATCGGGACCTAATGAGACAGGTCCACAACGATCGATTTCGCGAGGATTTGTATTGGCGGCTCAACGTCGTCCCGATCGAAATCCCTGCGCTGCGGCACCGCCGCGATGATATCCCGGCGCTCGTTTCGTTCTTTTTAGATTACTACAATGAAGTCAACGATCGGTATGTAACCCATATCGAACCGGCCGTGATGCTTGCTCTGCAGGATTATCATTGGCCCGGCAACGTCCGCGAGCTGCAGAACTATATCGAGCGTGCGGTTGTCATGAGCGACACCGACGAATTGACGCTCGATCTGTTACCCGTCTGCGTCACCAGCGGTGAACCGCTCGTCGCCAGATTCCCCGAGTCATTTGCAGCTGGCGGGCCGCTCGATCCAGAACAACCAATGCGATCGCCGGGCGATCACGAGGCGATCGGGGAGCATCCGGGTTCGCCACAGCGTTCCCCCGAGCCCGCGGTCAGTCCAGCTGCGTATGTCGATCGGATGGACGTGAAAACACTCACCCGGTTCGTCGTTTCACGCGGTCTCTCGGAGGCAGATGAAGAGGAGAACGTGCACGCTTCCGTTGTCGACCAAATTGAAAAGGAACTGATCTCGCAAGTGCTCGCTCAGTGCGGCGGAGTCCAAACCAAGGCTGCGGCAAGATTGGGAATGAACCGGAATACCCTCTATAAGAAGATTAAGCAGTACGACTTGGACAAATGAGTAGCGGGAAGACCACACCCCGCACCGGTTCCGATCACAATTTCAGCGGCGGAAATGGATCCGATTGATGCAAGCTGGCGGGTCGATGCCACGGGACCATGTCGCAGTCGGTCAGCGTCCTATGGCCGCTCCAGCCGCCCAGTTGATGCCCCGCCACAGCGTTTTTGTCATCACAAATCCTCGAGTCGTCTGCGGGGTGCTAACCCAAGCGACGCGATCGTAACGATCGACTTTTACCGCCGAGAGATTTTGAACCTGTGAAGCTGCGGACTTGCGGCAAAACCATGTTAAGCGTTTTTCAACATGGCGAAGAACGGTTCAGCGTGAGTGGCAGGCAAACCGACTGTACAACCAGCGCGAGTTTTGAACCACGACAGACGCGAACCACGCGAAAGTCAGGGGCGGTCCATTTCATATCCTTCGTGGTTGAATGATGCGACTGAAGAACGATCTACTCACTTTTCGTTGTCGGCGTCGAATTCGCAATGGCGTCGTGAATCAAGCGTGAAGGAACCATCTTGGAGAGCTTCGCACCGGAAACGTCGGTCACTACGCCCACATAGATGCCTACCACAGTGACGTCATCGGTCGATCTATCGAATAGAAACGCAGGGCCGCCACTCGTCCCTTGCGCAATTGCCGGAGAGCAGTAAACAATCGGCTCATGTCCCCAACGCGTCTTGCTTTGAATTTCAGTCGAAGCTACATAGCCGACGACCGCAAGTGGTGAAATGGGTTCCTTCGCACCGAATCCAAGTGGAAAACCAGCGGTGACGATCTGAGTGGTTGGCGTCTGGGTCTCAGTGCAAACGCTCTGAAGTGATACAGAGAGTGTCATCAGGTTGTCGACATGGAGCCTTCCGTTTGGGTCAGGGCGGATTTCCGCGATGGCAAAATCAGATGTGGGATCGCGTTGCCACGGGTCGGATTCACCAGAACAGAGAGACTTCAGCGATACCGATTGCGATTTGCCCGCCGGATCACGATAGACCAACTTGCTTTTCGCATTCGTTTCGTCGCTACCGTGCCCGGCCGCGACGAGAAACAACTGCTCGGCAGAATGTACGAAGAATGCGGAGCAAAGTTTCATGCTGTCCGGTTTGTTTTCCTCCGGCGACTGAATGCACACTGCGCGTTCCCAACGATGCAACGTTGGTGGAGTCGACAAGCCGGTCCGTGGAATGGAGACGGAAAGTAACACGAATAACAGTAAGGTGAGTTGTTTCATCGTTCGGTCAATGCATTGCGATAACGGACAAGCGATCCCGCAAGCATTGTATGCGACCGACTCACTCACTGTTTGGGATGTTGGGGGGCGGCGGTAGCAGCGGCGCTAAAAAACTTGGCTCATCGATACGGCTCTGTTATTTTGCTCTTTCGCCGCGTCAGGTCTCAGAACGCCCTGTTCTGAAAGGTGCCACTTACCGATGTGGCACGTTCAGTTTCCGTGCTCACTCAGCGTCTTGCCGAACGCGGTCTTGACGAGTGGTAGGTGACGCTCGTGGTACGCCACCGCCGACGCAAGTTTCCGGCGGCGATGATGTGCTAAGCCAACAGTTCTCGCACCACGCGAGCCTGCTCGACACCGGTGAGTTTTTGATCGAGGCCTTGGAACGGATAGGTCAGGCGTTCGTGGTCGATGCCCAGGCGTTCGAGAATCGTGGCATTGAGATCGCGGATGTGGACGCCGTCACGGACAATATTATAGCTGAATTCATCGGTTTCCCCGTGCACGACGCCGCCGCGCACTCCCGCACCTGCCAGCCAAACCGAGAAGCACTTGGGATGATGGTCGCGGCCATAATTAGTTTTCGTCAGTTCACCCTGGCAGTAGATCGTCCGCCCGAATTCGCCGCCCCAGACGACGAGCGTGTCATCGAGTAGCCCACGCTGTTTTAAATCGGTGAGCAAGCCGGCCGATGGCTGATCGGTATCCCGACACTGATTGGGCAGGTCTTTCGGCAGAGTTCCATGCTGATCCCAGCCACGATGAAAGATCTGTGTGAAACGCACGCCGCGTTCAGCCAGTCGGCGGGCCATCAAGCAACAGTTCGCATAGGTGCCCGGCTTTAGAACATCGGGACCATACAGATCGAGTACGTGCTGGGGCTCGTCGCTTAAATCGGCGAGATCCGGGACGCTGGTTTGCATCCGAAACGCCATCTCGTACTGTGCGATCCGAGCATCCGTTTCAGGGTCGCCGATCCGGCGAAGCGTTTCTCCGTTGAGTTCGGCGAGCGTATCGAGCATGCGGCGGCGGACGCGGGAGTCAATGCCGTCGGGGTTAGACAGGTAGAGCACGGGGTCGCCGCTGCTGCGCAATGCCACGCCTTGGTATCGGCTCGGCAAATAACCACTTCCCCATAACCGGTTGTAGAGCGCCTGGGCCTGTTTACGACCGGTCCACGACGCAGTCATCACGACAAAGGCGGGTAGGTCGGCGTTTTCGGTACCGAGACCGTAGCTGAGCCATGCACCGAGCGACGCCTTGCCCGGCAATTGATTTCCCGTGCAGATGTAGGTGATCGCAGGGTCGTGATTGATCGCCTCGGTATACATCGACTTGACCAACGAGATCTCGTCGACTTTGCCAGCCATGTGCGGGATTAACTCGCTCGCCATGGTGCCGTTTTCGCCATAGGGAGAAAACTGGTAGATACTCGGTGCGATCGGAAAACGTGACTGGCCACTCGTCATCGTGGTCAGACGTTGACCCTGCCGAATCGACTCGGGTAAATCTTTGTCGAACCAGTCCGCCATCGCGGGCTTATGATCCCACATGTCCATTTGGCTGGGGGCACCCGACATGAACAGGTAAATCGCCCGCTTGGCGGCGGGGGCGTGATGTGGCAGGCCAGGCAGGCCTTCATTTGGCGCAGATGGGGCCGCACCCATCTTTGTGGCGGACGCCACGCTTGACGTCAGTTCCGCTGCGATCGCGCCCGGAGTGCCTTCGAGTGACGCCAGCGCCGCCATCCCCAAACCTGCACAGGACTTTGAAAACAGGGAGCGACGAGTCAATTGCGACAGTCGAGTTTGGGCCTCCGACGCGTGAATCAGATCGGCTGCATGTCGATGGGATGAGCGGTTCATTTGCAAACTACCTCGTCTAGGTTGAGCAGGGTACTGGCGAGCACGGTCCAAGCGGCCAAGCTCGCGTCGGCGGACCCGACCAACTTCGTCGCTTGATCGGGGCTCTCGCCATAGAGATCCGTCAAATCCGTCAACAGGCTGGCGAGGGAATCGAGTTCACCTGCGGTCGGCGACCGCAGCGTTATCTTTTCGAAGAGATCAGTCAGCGACAGTTTGGGATTCGTGGTATCCGTTTCTATCATCTGGTCGGCTAACCGCCGCGAGGCAGCCATCGTTTGGGGCTCGTTGAGCATCAACAAAGCTTGCAGGGGCGTGTTGGTCCGTTCTCGGCGGGCCGTACATGACTCACGACTGGGGGCATCGAACGTCGTCATCACAGCGGGGGCGCTGGTACGTTTCCAAAATGTGTAAACGCTGCGGCGATAGATTTTGTCGCCTTCGTCGGCCACGAACGTCGCCGTGTTGGAATCGGTGTATCCCACTGCTGCCCACAACCCAGCAGGCTGAGGAGGTTTCACGCTCGGACCACCTTGTTGGTCGACGAGCAGGCCGGACACGGAGAGCATCTGGTCTCGCAGCATCTCGGCGTCGAGACGAAAGCGCGGGCCTCGGGCGAGCAGACGATTGTTGGGATCGATCGCCTGCATCTCCGCGGTCGATTTGGCATCACGTTGGTAGGCGTCCGTCATGACCAATCGTTTCATCATCGCTTTGACGTCCCAACCACTCTCACGAAATTCGATCGCCAGCATATCGAGCAGCTCGGGGTGGGATGGTGGGGTGCCCTGACTGCCAAAATCCTCGCTCGTCTTAACCAAGCCGGTGCCGAACAGCTGTTGCCAAAACCGATTCACGGCGACACGGGCCGTCAGCGGGTGATCGTCCGCCGTCAGCCACTCGGCCAATGCCAACCGGTCGGTATCATCGTCGCTCCGAAGCGGTGGCAAAAAGGCGGGCGTGCCACGGTCGACTGCATCACCCGGAGCGTCGTATTGGCCACGTATCAGCACTCGCGCCTCACGTGGCTCGGTGGTTTCTTTCCAGACGAGCGTTGTTGGAAGGCTGTTCTGCAGGTCGCTCTGCATCTTGATCAAGCCGCTGCGCAGGTCTTGAATTGCTAACCACTGCGGCGAACGGCAATACTTGCGTCGGTAGAACTCTCGCACGGCCTCGGAAGCGGATTGGGCATCGGCATTGTCAGCGGGGGGCTCCCTCTTCGCAATTGCCGCCAAGGCGGCTTTGAGCGGTTCCGCCAACTCAACCTCTCCGGCAGCAAATGCTTCCCCTAAACGGGTTTCGACGTCGTCGTAGACGGTCAACTGCACGTCACGAAACATATGGCCTGCGTACTTCGATTGATAATGAAGTTCAATGCGAAGTTGCGTTGGAGTCTCTGGCGTTGAATCCACCTGCGATTGCAGTTCAAACCAAGCCGTTCGCGGCCCCTCACTTTGATGACCGGCCACCGCCCAACCACGATCAGCGTCAATTGCACCGTCGACGGCCATCTCTACAGAAAAACCATCACCATCGGTTTGTTGGCGACTCGCCAATGCGGACGCAATCTTCACCGCTTGCCACTCCGATTGATCGTCTGGGCGCGTCTGCAGTACGATCTCGCTGAGTACTGCATTGCCATTGGACGACGCCCCCACACGGGTGTTCTGATCGTCTGTGAGGGCTCCCAGTTGCAGCATCCGCCACTGGCCGGGCGGAAGCTCGCACTCAATCTCAATGGTCTCCTTGGCGGCAACCTTGCCAGCGACATGGACGATCGTATCGTCGATGATGCTCGTTTCTGTTTTCGATTTGGATTGAGCCGTGCGTGGCCTAAGCACCGCTGATTTCGCATTCGAGCTTCCCGCCAGTGCCGACTCCCACGCTTTCTGGGCAGCATCGACGTCCGGCAGCAAGCCATCCTGTTGCAGGTCGATTGCGGCGATTTCGGTGGCAATTTCATCGAGTCGCTGCTGCTGTTCCTCGCTGGCCACGCGCACGACTGGGGCATGATCTTTCGTGTTCCCGTCGAGGGCGCGGCCGTCGAGTGAGTTGAAAAATGCTGACAGGGAGAAGAACTCTCGCTGCGAAATCGGATCGAATTTGTGGTCGTGGCAGACCGCACACCCCGTCGTCAGTCCCAGGAATACGGTGCCGAACGCGTCTGTCCGATCGATCACATTGCGAGCAAATACCTCCTCGTAGATCGAACCGCCCTCGTTGGTGGTGACATTGAGTCGATTGAATCCAGAGGCAATCTGCTGAGCAAGAGTAGCCTCGGGGAGCAAATCACCGGCAAGCTGCTCGGTGATGAAAACATCCATGGGCTTATTTTCATTGAACGCAGAGATTACCCAGTCCCGATAGGGCCACATCTCTCGATAGTTGTCCAAGTGCAAACCGTGGGTGTCACCATACCGCACCAGATCGAGCCAATAGCGGGCCATGTGCTCGCCATAGTGCGACGAGCTCAGCAGTCCATCAACGTATTTCTCATACGCATCAGGATCGGTGTCGTGGATGAAACGTTGCACTTGTGACCAGGTGGGTGGCAGACCAGTCAGGTCAAACGCGACTCGGCGAGCGAGGGTCACGCGATCCGCGGGGCCGTTCGCGCGGAGAGACTTCTTTTCCAGGGCAGCGTTGATCCAGCAATCAATGGGGTCGTCGCTCGTGTCGCCGGAGCTGGCTGGCAAATCACGAAGGGTGGGGGGGGTGAACGACCAGTGGGCCTGAAACTCAGCACCCTGTTGAACCCAGTTCGATAGCAACGACCTGGCATCGTCGCTGAGCGGCTTGTGATAGTCCGGCGGCGGCATCAGCATGTCGGGATCGTCGCTGTTGATCCGCTCCAGGAGAACGCTCGTCTCCCAGTCGTCCAAGTCAATCACCGACTGGGCCCCCTCTGCGGTATCGAGCCGCACTCCGGATTCCCGCTTGTTTTCGTCCGGCCCGTGACAGGCGAAACAGTGATCAGATAGCAGCGGGCGAATATCTCGAGAGAAATCGACTTTGCTACCGTCGGCTGGGAGAATCTCGGTGGGAACGCTATTGGCGGGCTCAGCAGCCACGCTGACGCCTAATAGCACCAGCGACAAGGCGATGAGTACCAAGTACCGCGAATCAGTCGGCAACATGCGTGGGACTCGGACGTGAGAGGCGTGCGCAGATAGGGCGGATGAATTGCATCCGCGTGAACGCGAGGTGGGATAGTCCTCACTATATCCAATATCCCTCTCAATGCCAGCGCAACATCGGATCAGAAATCCCGTCAGGGTCGTCCCGAACCGAACCGATGGCTTCCCTGCCAGCACAGCAGCGCGGCCGGGAAGAGTGAAACGCAATGGTTATTCATGCGTTGGCGAGTGTCGCTGCGACCAGTCGATCTGGCTGTGATTTCAACCGTCGTAAACCGGTGTGAGTTCGACGCCGCACATTCGCAAGTATACCGACAAAATGCCCCGATGATGAACTGCGTGATTGAGTACCCAAGTACGTAAGCACTCGCTTTTGGGAATCGTGAATAGGGCCTGGCCACCTGATTTCAGCGACCACATTTCCGCCATGATGTCATCGGAGCAGTTCACCAGTGATTCGCGGGCAGCTTTCAGATTGTTGTCAAACTGTTTCAGGAGCACGCTCGGATTGGATTCACTGGAGACTTGCTCTGCAGGCCCGTCCGGTGGTGCTATGTCAAAATAGGACTGCTCGATGATTTTGGGAGTCCACCCGATGATATCGACGAGGTGGTTGGCATTCCAAGCAATCGTGTGCAGACCCTCGGCGGCGCACCAGTCCATTTTGTCAGCCGGAACTTTTTCCAGCAGATTGCGAGTTCTTGCCATCTCGGCATCCAATTCAGGAATCATTTGGTCGGCCAGGCCCATGTCAGTCTCTCCATATCAATTGAATTTCATGCCAGTGTGTCCCCAGTCAGAACGGAGACTAGTTTCACGGTTCTGCCAAGCGTCTGCAATGCGGGATGTTGGCGAAGAGCTACCCTTGGACAACGCTTCCAACCGACTATGATCACGCCCCAGGTGTGTTTCAGTGGTGGATCATCTGCTGGAAACTACCGTCGCCAGAGGCTGGGAAATCCCGTTCAACGTCGAAATCCATGCTCCGGCGAGCTTCGTAATCACGTCCATCGCGTCTTTTATCGACCTTCTACTCCGAGTTTCCCGTGCCCGATTCCCTCCCCAACGTTCTTGCATCCCGCTACGCCAGCGATGCGATGGTAGCAATTTGGTCGCCTGAATCCAAAGTTATCCAAGAGCGGCGGCTGTGGATTGCAGTGATGGAAGCGCAGTCCGACCTCGGTGTGCCAATTCCCGACGGTGTTATTGAGGCGTACCGCAATGTGATCGAGCAGGTCAATTTGCAGTCGATTGATGATCGCGAACGCGTCACCCGCCATGACGTCAAAGCGCGGATCGAGGAGTTCAACGACTTGGCCGGCCACGAGCACATTCACAAGGGGATGACGAGCCGCGATCTGACAGAGAATGTCGAGCAGCTTCAAATACGCTTGGCACTGCTGCTCGTTCGCGACCGCATTGTCACTTCACTGGCCATGTTGGCTGATCGGGCGTCGCAGTTCGCCGAGCTGGCCATCGCGGGACGCAGTCACAACGTCCCTGCTCAGGTGACGACAGTGGGCAAGCGATTTGCGAACACTGCGGAGGAGATGCTGACGGCTTACCAGCGCGTCGAGGAATTGATTGCCCGCTATCCACTGCGGGGTATCAAGGGACCGGTGGGCACCCAGCAGGATATGCTCGATCTATTCCAGAACGACGCCAACAAACTCGACCAGCTCGATGGGCGCATCGCAGAGCGGCTGGGGTTCACGTCCGTGCTCGACAGCGTCGGTCAAGTCTACGCGCGCTCACTCGATTTCGATGTCGTCTCTGCCCTGACGCAGGTCTCCTCGGCACCGGCGAATTTTGCTCGCACGCTTCGATTGATGGCAGGCGCCGAGCTGGCGACGGAAGGCTTTCGGCCCGGGCAAGTTGGCTCGTCAGCCATGCCTCATAAGATGAATGCTCGATCGGCCGAACGCATTGATGGATTCTGTGTTCTGCTGCGAGGTTACCTGTCGATGGTCGGCGGTTTGATCGGCGATCAGTGGAACGAGGGTGACGTCAGTTGCAGTGTCGTGCGGCGAGTGGCTGTTCCCGATGCGTTCTTGGCAATTGATGGGCAAATGGAAACGTTTTTGACTGTGCTGAGCGACTATGGCGTTTACCCGGCAGTGATCGATCGTGAACTCCGCCGCTACCTTCCGTTCTTGGCAACCACGAAAATTTTGGTCGCCGCAGTGAAGGCTGGCGTTGGTCGCGAGAGCGCTCACGAGGCGATCAAGGAACACGCTGTGGCAGCTGCCTTGGCAATGCGAGAAACCGGTCGTGACGATAATGATTTGCTGCAGCGTCTCGCTGCAGATGATCGTCTCCCATTGACCGGTGAACAGTTGCAGGCTGCGATAGGCGCACCGGTGGAGTTCATTGGCAACGCGGTCGCACAAATCAACAAAGTAAACGCACGAATCGCGTTGCTCGTTGAAAAGAATCCGGAATCTGCCGCCTATCGCCCTGGAGATATTCTGTAAGATAGGACGCGAACCCATCTCTGCTCAAAAAAAGTTTCTCCATGAAGTTAGCTATTCTTTCCTGCAGCCCGAAATGCTATTCAACCCGGCGCTTGCTAGAAGCCGCACGGCATCGTGGAGCGACCGCCAAGGTCCTCAATACGCTGAAATTCGCCATCGATTTAGAGCAGGGTGAACCGGATCTGTACTACCGCAGCAAACATCTGAGCGAATACGATGCGATCCTACCGCGGATTGGCGCGTCGATCACCTACTTCGGTACCGCGGTGGTACGTCAATTTGAGCAGATGGATACGTTCAGCGCCTGCTCGTCGGCCGGGATCAGTAATTCGCGTGACAAACTGCGCAGCTTACAGATCCTCAGTCGACACCAAATTGGAATTCCGCAAACCACCTTCGTTCGTGACCGCAAAGATATCTTGCCAGCCATCGAACGCGTCGGTGGCGCACCTGTGATCATTAAACTGCTTGAAGGCACCCAGGGTGTAGGCGTCATTTTGGCAGAGTCGGTCAAGGTGGCCGAGGCAATCATCGAAACGCTCCAGAGCACCCGGCAGAACG of the Allorhodopirellula heiligendammensis genome contains:
- a CDS encoding DinB family protein, translating into MGLADQMIPELDAEMARTRNLLEKVPADKMDWCAAEGLHTIAWNANHLVDIIGWTPKIIEQSYFDIAPPDGPAEQVSSESNPSVLLKQFDNNLKAARESLVNCSDDIMAEMWSLKSGGQALFTIPKSECLRTWVLNHAVHHRGILSVYLRMCGVELTPVYDG
- a CDS encoding PSD1 and planctomycete cytochrome C domain-containing protein, with protein sequence MLPTDSRYLVLIALSLVLLGVSVAAEPANSVPTEILPADGSKVDFSRDIRPLLSDHCFACHGPDENKRESGVRLDTAEGAQSVIDLDDWETSVLLERINSDDPDMLMPPPDYHKPLSDDARSLLSNWVQQGAEFQAHWSFTPPTLRDLPASSGDTSDDPIDCWINAALEKKSLRANGPADRVTLARRVAFDLTGLPPTWSQVQRFIHDTDPDAYEKYVDGLLSSSHYGEHMARYWLDLVRYGDTHGLHLDNYREMWPYRDWVISAFNENKPMDVFITEQLAGDLLPEATLAQQIASGFNRLNVTTNEGGSIYEEVFARNVIDRTDAFGTVFLGLTTGCAVCHDHKFDPISQREFFSLSAFFNSLDGRALDGNTKDHAPVVRVASEEQQQRLDEIATEIAAIDLQQDGLLPDVDAAQKAWESALAGSSNAKSAVLRPRTAQSKSKTETSIIDDTIVHVAGKVAAKETIEIECELPPGQWRMLQLGALTDDQNTRVGASSNGNAVLSEIVLQTRPDDQSEWQAVKIASALASRQQTDGDGFSVEMAVDGAIDADRGWAVAGHQSEGPRTAWFELQSQVDSTPETPTQLRIELHYQSKYAGHMFRDVQLTVYDDVETRLGEAFAAGEVELAEPLKAALAAIAKREPPADNADAQSASEAVREFYRRKYCRSPQWLAIQDLRSGLIKMQSDLQNSLPTTLVWKETTEPREARVLIRGQYDAPGDAVDRGTPAFLPPLRSDDDTDRLALAEWLTADDHPLTARVAVNRFWQQLFGTGLVKTSEDFGSQGTPPSHPELLDMLAIEFRESGWDVKAMMKRLVMTDAYQRDAKSTAEMQAIDPNNRLLARGPRFRLDAEMLRDQMLSVSGLLVDQQGGPSVKPPQPAGLWAAVGYTDSNTATFVADEGDKIYRRSVYTFWKRTSAPAVMTTFDAPSRESCTARRERTNTPLQALLMLNEPQTMAASRRLADQMIETDTTNPKLSLTDLFEKITLRSPTAGELDSLASLLTDLTDLYGESPDQATKLVGSADASLAAWTVLASTLLNLDEVVCK
- a CDS encoding sigma-54 interaction domain-containing protein, translating into MREVDRVTRKVAVSNASVLILGETGTGKELVASAIHQLSHRSGGPFVKVNCGALSESLLESELFGHVRGSFTGAIANRAGRFEAADGGSIFLDEINSTTMTLQVKLLRVLQEKEFERVGDTATHRTDARVIAASNRDLMRQVHNDRFREDLYWRLNVVPIEIPALRHRRDDIPALVSFFLDYYNEVNDRYVTHIEPAVMLALQDYHWPGNVRELQNYIERAVVMSDTDELTLDLLPVCVTSGEPLVARFPESFAAGGPLDPEQPMRSPGDHEAIGEHPGSPQRSPEPAVSPAAYVDRMDVKTLTRFVVSRGLSEADEEENVHASVVDQIEKELISQVLAQCGGVQTKAAARLGMNRNTLYKKIKQYDLDK
- a CDS encoding DUF1501 domain-containing protein is translated as MNRSSHRHAADLIHASEAQTRLSQLTRRSLFSKSCAGLGMAALASLEGTPGAIAAELTSSVASATKMGAAPSAPNEGLPGLPHHAPAAKRAIYLFMSGAPSQMDMWDHKPAMADWFDKDLPESIRQGQRLTTMTSGQSRFPIAPSIYQFSPYGENGTMASELIPHMAGKVDEISLVKSMYTEAINHDPAITYICTGNQLPGKASLGAWLSYGLGTENADLPAFVVMTASWTGRKQAQALYNRLWGSGYLPSRYQGVALRSSGDPVLYLSNPDGIDSRVRRRMLDTLAELNGETLRRIGDPETDARIAQYEMAFRMQTSVPDLADLSDEPQHVLDLYGPDVLKPGTYANCCLMARRLAERGVRFTQIFHRGWDQHGTLPKDLPNQCRDTDQPSAGLLTDLKQRGLLDDTLVVWGGEFGRTIYCQGELTKTNYGRDHHPKCFSVWLAGAGVRGGVVHGETDEFSYNIVRDGVHIRDLNATILERLGIDHERLTYPFQGLDQKLTGVEQARVVRELLA
- a CDS encoding serine protease, producing the protein MKQLTLLLFVLLSVSIPRTGLSTPPTLHRWERAVCIQSPEENKPDSMKLCSAFFVHSAEQLFLVAAGHGSDETNAKSKLVYRDPAGKSQSVSLKSLCSGESDPWQRDPTSDFAIAEIRPDPNGRLHVDNLMTLSVSLQSVCTETQTPTTQIVTAGFPLGFGAKEPISPLAVVGYVASTEIQSKTRWGHEPIVYCSPAIAQGTSGGPAFLFDRSTDDVTVVGIYVGVVTDVSGAKLSKMVPSRLIHDAIANSTPTTKSE
- the purB gene encoding adenylosuccinate lyase, yielding MPDSLPNVLASRYASDAMVAIWSPESKVIQERRLWIAVMEAQSDLGVPIPDGVIEAYRNVIEQVNLQSIDDRERVTRHDVKARIEEFNDLAGHEHIHKGMTSRDLTENVEQLQIRLALLLVRDRIVTSLAMLADRASQFAELAIAGRSHNVPAQVTTVGKRFANTAEEMLTAYQRVEELIARYPLRGIKGPVGTQQDMLDLFQNDANKLDQLDGRIAERLGFTSVLDSVGQVYARSLDFDVVSALTQVSSAPANFARTLRLMAGAELATEGFRPGQVGSSAMPHKMNARSAERIDGFCVLLRGYLSMVGGLIGDQWNEGDVSCSVVRRVAVPDAFLAIDGQMETFLTVLSDYGVYPAVIDRELRRYLPFLATTKILVAAVKAGVGRESAHEAIKEHAVAAALAMRETGRDDNDLLQRLAADDRLPLTGEQLQAAIGAPVEFIGNAVAQINKVNARIALLVEKNPESAAYRPGDIL